In Triticum urartu cultivar G1812 unplaced genomic scaffold, Tu2.1 TuUngrouped_contig_5352, whole genome shotgun sequence, the DNA window GTGTATGAGAACATGCTTAGAACGGCCTATCTGTATGGTATTCCCTATCGGCTCACAGGGTATGATAAAAAACTTAATTTACCTAAGCATTTCGCCAGAAGGCATTTGAAGATTAAGAGTTGGTAAGTTTAACAATGTGGTATTTGTTCTTTTCTATGTTACTTTTCCTGCTTAGGGTAGCTTCAATTTAATGGTAGATGGTGATTAGAGTGGTGCTGCCTCCTGCCAAAGGCTTGCTATCTTTCTACTTGTTTGTGATGCTTCCAATGACTGACTGAATTTCATCTGGGGATTCAGTTTCTTTATAATTGGCATATGCATGGACTTAGGAATGTGGGAGCAATAGCTATATTATGATGAATCTTGTTGTCAAGTCCCAAGATCTAGGTAAAATAATTGGCACATGCCCTTATGAAGTATGTTTAGACAACACTATTTGAAAGTAGCAGCAGAAAGACACACATAAGATGCACAAATATTCTGATGCATTTCCAGGCATATGCATAAGCTTTTGCAAAATTTGCACTTAGTGAGAACTGATCCATTAGTGACAGTCGTGCATTTACTGTAACATTGTTTCTGCTTCTCCTTTAATGgtaatttattgcaacaataAGCCTCTAATTTGTCCTGTGCAGGTTTCGTGTTAAGACTGAGAACATTGAAGAAATCACCAGGCTGCTGGCCAATGGCATCCCATTGATTGGTACCGTCACTACTGGCAAACTGTTTAGATTCTTGGGTGCAGGCGAGATCTATCATTGCCCGATTTCTTATGAAACTGCCCATGCTGTAGCACTTCATGGCTCAGGGATGTCTGTTGGGAGGGGTGATGGTACGCATGGAACCTACTATGGTTGTAGAAATTCTCATGGTGATCATGCCCATCCCTCCTATGAAAAGAAGGGCCTTGGAGGTGACTTCAATGTTTGGGCAAAGGATCTGGTAGGCCCCTATGTGTATGGGTTGAATATAGCTGATGACGATGATGCTGATCTGGTAATTGGTCGAGTTGACAGTTAGTTTATGAGTAGAACATGTTTTCTGGTAACATAGCTCACAAATTTGCATTGCAGACGAGCACGTCTACATCTGAACCGAATCAGCCAAATGACGCCATCAGGACAGCACGTATTAAAGCATTTACTGGAACATTAGACGAGCTGGAGCAATCTGTTGGGATCCTTGGACAGGTACAAATACTTGGATCTTTTTTGTGCAAAGCCTGTGATATTGTGGTTATAAATATTCATACTATATATaaatatatgtgtgtgtgtgtgttactAATTTGTAGATCGTGCGGCAGAAGTTATTTGATGAAATGGGAATTAAAACAGTTGATCTGGAATTTCAATCTGGAGAGGAGGCTAAGTTTGTCATAGAGGTCTGTGCTCATGGAAACGGCAGGATACCCAAAGCTGAGTGGGCTCCATGCAATCTCTCGATACTTAGAAAATGTAAGTATCAGTACACTATAGCTAAATGGAAACTGCAACTGCGAACTGTTTTATAACTGCTATATATTGATATAGATGCAGGGAGTACAAAAGTTGAGTATCAAGAGACTGAGCGGGATGAAATTATTACTGGTGACGAGGTATGAGCACCAGCACACAGTTAATCAATTAAAAGCATCAGGTTAACCTAGATTGTTTAAGGTTTAAATTAATgtttagtcatgcaaatctaacttagtactccctccgttcacaaatacaagatgttttggatatttcaatatggactagATACTGACTGAAATGggtgaacaaacacactaaaacgtGTCTATATACATTCAATTCGGAAAAAtgttagaacatcttatatttgtgaacggagggagtacatcctTAACAAGCGTAAGAGTCTTGGCATAGGATCCATCATTATTTTTATTTGAAATATACTCTGTATAATTGTAAGACACAACCTGCTTGTAAGTAAAACAACCGTACACAACATATATAGGTATGGTCTAGTCTGGTCT includes these proteins:
- the LOC125529120 gene encoding uncharacterized protein LOC125529120 isoform X3 gives rise to the protein MAQMQGAVPSPDVYALSAAVVNHSEHKARRLLGTDWICVKCGNPFPPSKNYLANLPHFKCTFCNVENQTSYFWSMVKCLVNDVSLNFKIYKQRNGDIMLRYYERENGYTLLEGPEGGEDYYVYENMLRTAYLYGIPYRLTGYDKKLNLPKHFARRHLKIKSWFRVKTENIEEITRLLANGIPLIGTVTTGKLFRFLGAGEIYHCPISYETAHAVALHGSGMSVGRGDGTHGTYYGCRNSHGDHAHPSYEKKGLGGDFNVWAKDLVGPYVYGLNIADDDDADLTSTSTSEPNQPNDAIRTARIKAFTGTLDELEQSVGILGQIVRQKLFDEMGIKTVDLEFQSGEEAKFVIEVCAHGNGRIPKAEWAPCNLSILRKYAGSTKVEYQETERDEIITGDEEEEFMDEDDDEEEDEIDDEDEDDDYLM
- the LOC125529120 gene encoding uncharacterized protein LOC125529120 isoform X2, with translation MAQMQGAVPSPDVYALSAAVVNHSEHKARRLLGTDWICVKCGNPFPPSKNYLANLPHFKCTFCNVENQTSYFWSMVKCLVNDVSLNFKIYKQRNGDIMLRYYERENGYTLLEGPEGGEDYYVYENMLRTAYLYGIPYRLTGYDKKLNLPKHFARRHLKIKSWFRVKTENIEEITRLLANGIPLIALHGSGMSVGRGDGTHGTYYGCRNSHGDHAHPSYEKKGLGGDFNVWAKDLVGPYVYGLNIADDDDADLTSTSTSEPNQPNDAIRTARIKAFTGTLDELEQSVGILGQIVRQKLFDEMGIKTVDLEFQSGEEAKFVIEVCAHGNGRIPKAEWAPCNLSILRKYAGSTKVEYQETERDEIITGDEEEEFMDEDDDEEEDEIDDEDEDDDYLM
- the LOC125529120 gene encoding uncharacterized protein LOC125529120 isoform X1, giving the protein MAQMQGAVPSPDVYALSAAVVNHSEHKARRLLGTDWICVKCGNPFPPSKNYLANLPHFKCTFCNVENQTSYFWSMVKCLVNDVSLNFKIYKQRNGDIMLRYYERENGYTLLEGPEGGEDYYVYENMLRTAYLYGIPYRLTGYDKKLNLPKHFARRHLKIKSWFRVKTENIEEITRLLANGIPLIGTVTTGKLFRFLGAGEIYHCPISYETAHAVALHGSGMSVGRGDGTHGTYYGCRNSHGDHAHPSYEKKGLGGDFNVWAKDLVGPYVYGLNIADDDDADLTSTSTSEPNQPNDAIRTARIKAFTGTLDELEQSVGILGQKLFDEMGIKTVDLEFQSGEEAKFVIEVCAHGNGRIPKAEWAPCNLSILRKYAGSTKVEYQETERDEIITGDEEEEFMDEDDDEEEDEIDDEDEDDDYLM